A genomic region of Zalophus californianus isolate mZalCal1 chromosome 1, mZalCal1.pri.v2, whole genome shotgun sequence contains the following coding sequences:
- the LOC113917300 gene encoding ribosome production factor 2 homolog has translation MDTLDRVVKPKMERAKRFLEKREQKLSENIKNAMLIKGGNANSMVTQVLKDVYALKKPYEVLYKKKNITRPFEDQASLQFFSKKSDCSLFLFDSHNKQPNNLVIGRMYDYHVLDMIELSIEKFVSLKDIKNSKCPEGTKPMLIFAGDDLDVTEDYRRLKSLLIDFFRGPTVTNIHLAGLEYVLYFTASNGKIYFRSYKLLLKKSGCRTPRIELEEMGLSLDLVLRRTHLASDDLYKLSMKMPKALRPKKKKNVSHDTFDTTYGRIHM, from the coding sequence ATGGACACTTTGGATCGAGTTGTAAAGCCGaaaatggaaagagccaagagattccttgagaagagagaacagaaactcagtgaaaatattaaaaatgctatGCTGATTAAagggggaaatgcaaattcaatgGTGACACAAGTACTTAAAGATGTGTATGCACTGAAAAAACCGTATGAAGttctgtataaaaagaaaaacattacaagaCCATTTGAGGATCAGGCATCATTGcaattcttttcaaagaagtcagattgttctttatttctgtttgacTCCCATAATAAGCAGCCAAATAATCTAGTAATAGGTCGTATGTATGACTACCATGTGCTGGATATGATTGAATTGAGTATCGAGAAGTTTGTCTCTCTAAAAGATATTAAGAATAGTAAATGTCCCGAGGGAACAAAACCCATGTTAATATTTGCTGGTGATGATTTAGATGTAACAGAAGACTACAGAAGGCTAAAAAGTCTTCTTATTGATTTCTTCAGAGGCCCCACAGTAACAAATATCCACCTGGCTGGTTTAGAGTATGTTCTGTACTTCACTGCATCGAATGGGAAGATTTACTTTCGAAGCTATAAGTTGCTGTTGAAGAAATCTGGTTGTAGAACACCAAGGATTGAATTGGAAGAGATGGGGCTCTCATTGGATCTGGTTCTGAGGAGGACACATCTGGCATCAGATGATCTTTATAAATTATCTATGAAAATGCCAAAAGCGCTCAGGccgaagaagaagaaaaatgtctccCATGATACTTTTGATACAACTTA